The following proteins are encoded in a genomic region of Gammaproteobacteria bacterium:
- the spoT gene encoding bifunctional GTP diphosphokinase/guanosine-3',5'-bis pyrophosphate 3'-pyrophosphohydrolase, which yields MSQIDDLSAQIETYLEPDQVKKVRRAYSFSAKAHEGQHRLSGEPYIQHPLEVARILAGMHMDHQTLVAAILHDVIEDTATAKEQIKREFGKGVAELVDGVSKLKQIEFDSYAEAQAHNFRKMLMAVAQDIRVILVKLADRLHNMRTLGALPPKKRRLIARETLEIYAPIAQRLGMNSIRLELEELGFAALHPMRHRVLSEQVKKARGHRKEIVNKIKNALKRRLQQEKLPAEIIGREKHLYGIYKKMRNKGLSFAEVFDVYAFRIIVDTVDTCYRVLGAVHNLYKPVPGKFKDYIAIPKANGYQSLHTVLFGPYGVSIEVQIRTKEMDDVGEAGIAAHWLYKSGEGEKTTAHKRAREWLRGILEIQQTAGNPEEFLEHVKVDLFPDEVYVFTPKGDIIELPRGATAVDLAYTIHTDVGNTCVGARIDRRLAPLSTPLSTGQSVEIITAPGAKPNPVWLQFVVTAKARLTIRHYLKNLKHDEAIALGKRMLNLELKNFSLSFDDISPRQLATTLKSFNLNDKNDLLEDLGLGKRMAPLVARHLAPSPREPWKLPWKRGSESARPLFIKGTEGMVVSFPKCCYPIPGDPILGFASAGRGIVVHHQSCKNVAEYRKEPEKWVNVEWETQVDRDFPAAIRMNVTNQRGVLATVAAAIADEGANIENVEMQDRDDRYIRLSFVIAVRDRNHLARVMHKVRGVKHVSGINRVQK from the coding sequence ATGTCTCAAATCGACGACCTCTCAGCCCAGATCGAGACCTATCTAGAACCCGATCAGGTCAAAAAGGTGCGTCGCGCCTACTCGTTTAGCGCTAAGGCTCACGAGGGCCAACACCGCTTGAGCGGCGAACCCTACATCCAACATCCGCTGGAAGTCGCCCGCATTCTGGCAGGAATGCACATGGATCACCAAACTTTAGTCGCCGCTATATTGCACGATGTCATTGAAGACACAGCCACAGCGAAAGAGCAAATCAAGAGGGAGTTTGGTAAAGGCGTGGCTGAGTTGGTCGATGGAGTGAGCAAGCTAAAACAGATCGAGTTTGACAGCTATGCCGAGGCTCAAGCACACAATTTCCGAAAGATGCTCATGGCTGTCGCTCAAGACATCCGGGTGATTTTAGTCAAACTGGCCGATCGCCTTCACAACATGCGCACCCTTGGCGCGCTACCTCCCAAAAAGCGGCGCTTGATTGCACGCGAAACACTAGAGATCTACGCCCCCATCGCGCAAAGACTGGGCATGAATAGCATCCGTCTTGAGCTAGAGGAACTGGGGTTCGCAGCACTCCACCCAATGCGCCACCGTGTTCTTTCTGAGCAAGTGAAAAAGGCTCGGGGACATCGCAAAGAAATCGTTAACAAGATCAAAAATGCCCTGAAGCGCCGATTGCAACAAGAAAAATTACCGGCCGAAATAATCGGACGGGAGAAACATCTTTATGGCATCTATAAGAAGATGCGGAACAAAGGATTGTCCTTCGCAGAGGTATTTGATGTCTATGCCTTTCGTATCATCGTAGATACCGTTGACACGTGTTACCGGGTGTTGGGCGCGGTACACAACCTATATAAACCTGTTCCGGGCAAATTTAAGGATTACATCGCGATACCGAAGGCGAACGGCTATCAGTCACTGCACACTGTGTTATTTGGCCCTTACGGTGTTTCAATCGAAGTACAGATCAGAACCAAAGAGATGGATGACGTTGGTGAAGCGGGCATTGCCGCTCACTGGTTATATAAATCAGGCGAAGGGGAAAAGACAACTGCTCACAAGCGAGCTCGGGAATGGCTCCGTGGCATACTGGAAATACAACAAACTGCTGGAAACCCGGAGGAATTTCTCGAACACGTCAAAGTCGATCTCTTCCCTGACGAGGTATACGTGTTTACACCAAAGGGAGATATTATAGAACTACCTCGTGGCGCAACCGCTGTCGACCTTGCCTACACGATACACACGGATGTAGGCAACACCTGCGTTGGTGCGAGGATCGATCGCCGACTCGCGCCCCTCAGCACGCCCCTTAGCACAGGCCAGTCCGTGGAGATCATCACCGCTCCGGGGGCAAAGCCAAATCCCGTTTGGTTGCAATTTGTGGTCACTGCCAAGGCTCGGTTAACCATTCGCCATTATCTAAAAAATCTTAAGCACGATGAAGCCATTGCCTTGGGTAAGCGGATGTTAAATCTTGAGCTGAAGAATTTTTCACTCAGTTTCGACGATATTAGCCCACGACAACTGGCAACTACTCTCAAGTCGTTCAATCTGAATGACAAAAATGACCTATTGGAAGATCTTGGGCTCGGCAAGCGCATGGCACCGCTTGTTGCTCGGCACCTGGCACCCTCGCCTAGAGAGCCCTGGAAGCTCCCGTGGAAACGTGGCAGCGAATCGGCACGACCACTTTTTATAAAGGGAACCGAAGGGATGGTCGTGTCATTTCCAAAGTGCTGCTACCCTATCCCCGGAGATCCTATTCTTGGGTTTGCGAGCGCCGGTCGAGGTATTGTTGTGCATCACCAATCGTGCAAGAACGTTGCAGAGTACCGAAAAGAGCCGGAAAAGTGGGTAAATGTTGAATGGGAGACCCAAGTTGATCGGGACTTTCCCGCGGCAATCCGCATGAACGTGACTAATCAACGCGGGGTACTCGCAACCGTTGCAGCAGCAATTGCCGACGAAGGTGCCAATATCGAGAATGTCGAAATGCAAGATCGGGACGATCGCTATATTAGATTATCTTTCGTGATAGCCGTCCGAGACCGTAACCATCTCGCACGAGTTATGCACAAGGTACGAGGAGTCAAACATGTCTCTGGTATCAACAGGGTCCAGAAATGA
- the hemW gene encoding radical SAM family heme chaperone HemW: MLAKLIMKALPPLSVYVHLPWCIRKCPYCDFNSHEMREEIPEDAYVDALIKDLNHDLVYVGERPIISVFIGGGTPSLFSPRALDRLLSVLSARFSMPPNVEITLEANPGTVEAQHIRAYRGLGINRLSLGVQSFDEDKLRRLGRIHGREEALSAIQTAQRAGFENLNIDLMFGLPGQDQGGVIDDLKTAIAYAPAHLSWYQLTIEPNTAFHRRPPPLPEHDEIWLMQAAGQELLAECGYQQYEVSAFARSQRWCVHNLNYWQFGDYIGIGAGAHSKITTVHDGHITRFAKCRHPLSYITKAGRSDVVDTRCVLGKEDLALEFMMNALRLTQGFETALFTERTGLPISAVRAALMQAQSKKLIEWDGYRVQASERGMRFLNDLLCLFVPTSSAERMSLVNRIETTEGRALGLPAANLGR; this comes from the coding sequence ATGTTGGCAAAGCTGATCATGAAGGCCCTGCCACCCCTATCGGTATATGTGCACCTACCATGGTGCATTCGAAAGTGCCCTTATTGTGACTTTAATTCCCATGAGATGCGTGAGGAAATCCCTGAGGACGCCTATGTTGATGCCCTGATCAAGGACTTGAATCATGATTTGGTCTATGTAGGCGAACGGCCGATTATCAGTGTATTTATCGGTGGGGGAACCCCGAGCCTCTTCTCCCCTAGGGCTTTGGATCGTCTTCTGTCGGTGTTAAGTGCTCGCTTCTCGATGCCACCCAATGTTGAGATCACGTTAGAGGCCAACCCTGGCACAGTGGAGGCGCAACACATTCGCGCCTATCGAGGGCTTGGAATAAACCGTCTCTCCCTCGGTGTGCAAAGTTTCGACGAGGATAAGTTACGCCGGTTAGGTCGCATCCATGGCCGCGAAGAAGCGCTGTCAGCAATCCAAACAGCACAGAGGGCGGGTTTCGAGAACCTCAATATCGATTTGATGTTTGGCTTACCCGGGCAAGATCAAGGCGGTGTAATTGACGATTTAAAGACTGCGATTGCATATGCTCCTGCACACCTTTCCTGGTACCAGCTCACTATCGAGCCAAATACGGCATTCCACCGTCGCCCACCGCCGCTGCCGGAACATGATGAAATCTGGTTGATGCAGGCCGCGGGACAAGAGCTTCTTGCCGAATGTGGGTATCAGCAATATGAGGTGTCGGCTTTTGCAAGATCCCAGAGATGGTGTGTCCATAACCTTAACTACTGGCAGTTTGGCGACTATATTGGAATCGGTGCGGGCGCGCACAGCAAGATTACGACCGTCCACGACGGCCACATCACGCGTTTTGCAAAATGCAGACACCCTCTTAGTTATATAACGAAGGCAGGTCGATCGGACGTTGTCGATACTAGATGTGTTTTAGGGAAGGAAGACTTAGCACTTGAATTTATGATGAATGCATTGCGCCTTACACAAGGATTTGAAACAGCGCTTTTTACGGAACGCACTGGACTTCCGATCAGTGCTGTAAGGGCGGCGTTGATGCAGGCGCAATCCAAAAAGCTGATTGAATGGGACGGCTATCGCGTACAAGCGAGTGAGCGAGGAATGCGATTTCTGAACGATTTGCTGTGCCTGTTTGTGCCCACCTCATCGGCTGAGCGTATGTCATTGGTTAATCGAATCGAAACAACGGAAGGCAGGGCACTTGGTCTGCCTGCGGCGAACTTAGGCAGGTAA
- a CDS encoding zinc-dependent alcohol dehydrogenase family protein, translated as MRAMLLNEPGQPLVMTKVARPEPGPGQVLVSVHACGVCRTDLHVLDGELSDPKLPLVLGHEIVGTVVERGEGVEQFAIGERVGIPWLGYTCGACKYCRAGSENLCDQAAFTGYKLNGGYAEYTVADQRYCFSVTGDYSDAEAAPLLCAGLIGYRSLCAAGDAEHLGIYGFGAAAHIVTQVARHQGRKVFAFTRPGDANGQQFARDLGAVWAADSKTPPPEALDAAIIFAPVGTLVPTALRAIVKGGTVVCAGIHMSDIPSFPYDILWGERSIRSVANLTRRDGNEFLSLAPEIPVRTEVECFPLSEANEALSRLKDGQIRGAAVLEIDSVGCG; from the coding sequence GTGCGCGCCATGCTTCTCAACGAGCCCGGGCAACCGTTGGTCATGACAAAGGTTGCCCGGCCGGAGCCCGGTCCCGGGCAGGTCCTTGTATCTGTTCACGCTTGTGGCGTGTGCCGGACGGATCTTCACGTGCTGGATGGTGAGCTGAGTGATCCCAAGTTGCCGCTTGTGCTTGGCCATGAAATTGTCGGTACCGTAGTTGAACGAGGAGAAGGCGTTGAGCAGTTTGCTATTGGCGAGCGTGTTGGTATCCCCTGGCTAGGGTATACCTGCGGTGCTTGCAAATACTGTCGGGCAGGGTCGGAGAATCTTTGCGATCAGGCAGCGTTTACCGGTTACAAGTTGAATGGCGGCTATGCAGAATACACTGTTGCTGACCAACGTTATTGTTTTTCTGTTACCGGTGATTACAGTGATGCAGAGGCTGCTCCTTTGCTGTGTGCGGGCCTCATTGGGTATCGTTCACTTTGTGCGGCCGGTGACGCAGAACATCTGGGAATATACGGCTTCGGTGCGGCGGCGCACATTGTGACGCAAGTGGCACGTCATCAGGGGCGCAAGGTTTTTGCATTTACCCGACCGGGTGACGCGAACGGGCAACAGTTTGCCCGCGACCTCGGCGCAGTTTGGGCGGCAGATTCGAAAACACCACCACCCGAGGCGCTCGATGCCGCAATCATCTTCGCACCTGTGGGGACGCTCGTGCCAACTGCGCTGAGAGCAATCGTGAAGGGGGGAACAGTGGTCTGTGCCGGGATCCACATGAGCGATATCCCTTCGTTTCCCTACGATATTCTTTGGGGTGAGCGAAGTATACGATCGGTTGCAAATCTCACCCGCCGTGACGGTAACGAGTTCCTCTCCCTTGCGCCCGAGATTCCGGTCCGTACTGAAGTCGAATGCTTTCCGCTCAGCGAGGCCAACGAAGCCTTGAGCCGATTAAAGGACGGTCAGATCCGTGGGGCCGCGGTGCTGGAGATCGATTCAGTTGGGTGTGGATGA
- the rdgB gene encoding RdgB/HAM1 family non-canonical purine NTP pyrophosphatase, with translation MLTGPSRSVVLASSNAGKAREIGALLADFQIEVIPQSHFNIPDIEETALTFIENALAKARYAAKCSGLPAIADDSGLAVDALGGGPGIYSARYAGNGATDQQNLEKLVREMAPVLEQKRTARFHCVMVYLEDPNDPIPIACHGVWEGRIVSEAKGTNGFGYDPVFFVPTHGCTSAELPPEVKNQLSHRGQALRQLIGALAERYHAKA, from the coding sequence GTGTTAACGGGGCCATCTCGATCTGTGGTGTTAGCTAGCAGTAACGCTGGCAAGGCGAGAGAAATAGGTGCCCTGCTTGCCGATTTTCAGATTGAGGTTATTCCACAATCACACTTCAATATTCCCGATATCGAAGAAACAGCTTTGACATTCATCGAAAACGCGTTGGCCAAGGCACGTTATGCGGCGAAGTGTTCGGGGCTGCCTGCTATTGCCGATGACTCAGGACTTGCCGTTGACGCTCTGGGCGGGGGTCCCGGCATTTATTCAGCACGCTACGCAGGGAACGGCGCAACGGATCAGCAAAACCTTGAAAAACTTGTGCGCGAAATGGCGCCTGTCTTGGAACAGAAGCGTACAGCACGTTTTCATTGTGTAATGGTGTATCTAGAGGACCCGAATGACCCGATACCGATAGCCTGTCACGGCGTATGGGAGGGCCGAATTGTCTCTGAAGCCAAGGGGACCAATGGATTTGGTTATGATCCTGTTTTCTTTGTTCCGACACATGGCTGCACCTCCGCTGAACTTCCACCTGAAGTGAAAAACCAACTGAGTCATCGCGGACAGGCGCTTAGGCAATTGATAGGCGCGCTTGCAGAACGCTATCACGCAAAGGCGTGA
- the gmk gene encoding guanylate kinase, with translation MNKQSSTQLKPKEAPRKGTLYIISAPSGAGKTTLVHALLESTPDLQLSISFTTRPKRPSEHDGVDYHFIDQEEFERRIKTGQFLEYAKVFDYYYGTSRAWVENELAHGENVLLEIDWQGAQQVRKIIPDTVSIFILPPSYKALEGRLRRRGADDEDTITRRMHDAVSEISHYHEYDYMVLNEKFDTALEDLQAIIRASRLVG, from the coding sequence TTGAATAAACAATCCAGTACCCAATTAAAGCCCAAGGAAGCGCCGCGAAAGGGCACACTGTACATCATCTCGGCGCCTTCCGGTGCCGGAAAGACGACGCTAGTCCACGCGCTATTGGAATCGACCCCGGACTTACAACTTTCCATCTCCTTTACAACACGGCCCAAGCGCCCCAGTGAACACGATGGAGTCGATTATCATTTTATCGATCAAGAGGAATTCGAGCGACGAATAAAAACCGGTCAGTTCCTTGAGTATGCCAAGGTATTTGACTACTACTATGGGACTTCCCGCGCTTGGGTCGAAAATGAACTTGCCCACGGTGAGAACGTGCTTCTCGAGATCGACTGGCAGGGTGCCCAACAAGTCCGCAAGATCATCCCAGACACCGTAAGCATTTTCATCCTGCCACCTTCTTATAAGGCGCTAGAAGGTCGGCTAAGGCGGCGTGGTGCGGACGACGAGGATACAATCACACGCCGGATGCACGATGCGGTGAGTGAGATTTCGCACTACCATGAATACGACTATATGGTGCTAAACGAGAAATTCGACACGGCCCTCGAAGATCTCCAAGCTATTATCCGGGCCAGCCGCCTTGTGGGCTAG
- the rph gene encoding ribonuclease PH translates to MRPSGRAQDELREISFTRDYTRYAEGSVLVTFGDTRVICNASVDESVPGFLKGTGQGWVTAEYGMLPRATGTRMRREAAQGRQSGRTMEIQRLIGRSLRAVLSPEELGERTIVVDCDVVQADGGTRTASITGGYIALVDAIGRLQNGKSVSTNPIHGMVASVSVGIFRGLPVLDLDYIEDSEAETDMNVVMNDAGAFIEIQGTAEGHAFRMDELNTMLEQAREGIAQIIEKQREVLRG, encoded by the coding sequence ATGCGCCCAAGCGGTCGAGCACAGGACGAACTGAGGGAAATTTCGTTTACTCGCGATTACACTCGCTATGCGGAAGGGTCAGTATTGGTGACGTTCGGTGATACCAGAGTTATTTGTAATGCGAGTGTTGATGAGTCGGTTCCTGGTTTCCTGAAGGGGACCGGTCAGGGTTGGGTGACTGCCGAGTACGGGATGCTGCCTCGCGCCACTGGCACGCGGATGCGGCGTGAGGCAGCTCAGGGACGGCAAAGCGGGCGTACCATGGAGATACAACGGTTAATAGGTCGCTCCCTTCGCGCTGTTTTATCGCCTGAGGAGCTAGGAGAGCGAACGATTGTGGTTGACTGCGACGTGGTCCAGGCCGACGGTGGGACCCGCACCGCTTCGATCACGGGCGGATATATTGCGCTCGTTGATGCGATTGGACGACTGCAAAACGGGAAGTCCGTTAGTACCAACCCAATTCATGGTATGGTCGCTTCGGTTTCTGTCGGCATTTTTCGGGGTTTACCGGTGCTTGATCTGGACTATATCGAGGATTCCGAGGCTGAAACTGATATGAATGTGGTGATGAACGACGCAGGGGCCTTCATCGAGATCCAGGGGACGGCCGAGGGCCATGCCTTCCGCATGGATGAGCTCAATACGATGCTTGAACAAGCTCGTGAGGGTATTGCGCAGATTATTGAAAAACAGCGTGAGGTCTTGCGGGGCTGA
- a CDS encoding YicC family protein: MIASMTAFERKEYTGDWGHAIWEIRSVNHRYLEITARLPEDLRILTTPVRERVAQHVKRGKVDCTLRVDATSSTLKDLTINTDLVKKLVNASREVEKLIDNATPVNPLDFLRWPGVLDAGTPDPDTVRTPLLELLDATLELLVEARQREGAKLQALIQERCDMAKDVVTHVRERLPAIMNRLKERLQSQAQELSSELPAERLEQEMLLLAQKLDVAEELDRLDAHLSEVSRVLSESNPVGRRLDFLMQEMNREANTLGAKAAHIDCTNASVELKVLIEQMREQVQNIE; this comes from the coding sequence ATGATTGCCAGCATGACCGCTTTTGAGCGGAAGGAGTACACGGGGGACTGGGGCCACGCCATCTGGGAAATACGGTCGGTTAATCACCGTTACCTTGAGATTACCGCGCGGCTACCCGAAGACCTACGCATCCTTACCACTCCCGTGCGCGAACGGGTCGCCCAGCACGTCAAGCGTGGCAAGGTCGATTGCACATTGCGTGTTGACGCAACGAGCAGCACGCTTAAGGATCTAACAATCAACACTGATCTCGTAAAAAAGCTCGTCAATGCCAGCCGGGAAGTTGAAAAGCTAATTGACAATGCAACGCCAGTAAATCCCCTGGATTTCCTCCGCTGGCCGGGGGTACTCGATGCAGGTACACCTGATCCGGACACTGTGAGAACACCGCTACTGGAACTCCTTGATGCCACACTAGAACTTCTCGTTGAAGCACGTCAGCGTGAGGGAGCGAAACTACAAGCCTTAATCCAAGAAAGATGCGATATGGCCAAAGATGTGGTGACGCACGTGCGTGAACGGCTCCCGGCAATTATGAATCGCCTTAAAGAACGGCTTCAGAGCCAAGCGCAGGAACTCAGTAGTGAGCTACCGGCAGAACGGCTAGAACAGGAAATGCTACTGCTTGCACAAAAATTGGATGTTGCCGAAGAACTAGATCGACTTGATGCTCATCTCTCGGAGGTAAGTAGAGTCTTGTCAGAAAGCAATCCCGTCGGTAGGCGACTCGATTTTCTCATGCAGGAGATGAATCGTGAGGCCAATACACTCGGCGCAAAGGCTGCCCACATCGATTGTACGAACGCCTCAGTGGAGCTTAAGGTGCTGATTGAACAAATGCGGGAACAGGTGCAGAACATTGAATAA
- a CDS encoding PQQ-dependent sugar dehydrogenase, translating to MTTARSFIYLALGIAMCLALSSFVAAKSRVEKHLEQINLPPGFSIEIFAEVPGARSMALDKSSNTVYVGTMGSDVYAVSYENQEGKSDKVVKIMSGLKVANGVAVHRDYLYVAEQNRITRYPLRGRNPSANWEQDREIKFSDLPDKSHHGWRYIGFGPDNKLYVTVGVACNICELQGIEGTIIRMDPDGSNSEIFANGIRNSVGLSFHPKTGVLYFTDNNTDMMGDDIPPGEFNAAPTAGLNFGFPYYAGGSVRSPGWAYNTPPLNVQFPKVDFQAHVAALGLAFYTGDMFPEEYRHDAFVAQHGSWNRSVPIGYRVVRVKFDDNGEVVGDEVFADGWLQGEKAWGRPVDVLHMPDGALLVSDDHRGVLYRISYTED from the coding sequence GCCGTGTTGAGAAACACCTTGAGCAAATCAACCTGCCACCTGGATTTTCGATCGAGATATTTGCAGAAGTCCCAGGCGCACGTTCAATGGCGCTTGATAAGTCGTCTAACACTGTTTACGTCGGCACGATGGGTAGCGATGTTTACGCAGTGTCTTACGAAAATCAAGAGGGCAAATCCGATAAGGTCGTTAAGATCATGAGCGGACTTAAAGTGGCAAATGGGGTCGCGGTGCATCGAGATTATCTCTACGTCGCAGAGCAAAATCGAATTACGCGTTACCCGCTACGAGGCAGAAATCCAAGTGCAAACTGGGAACAAGACCGGGAGATCAAATTTTCAGACCTGCCTGATAAATCCCATCACGGTTGGCGCTACATTGGCTTTGGGCCCGACAATAAGCTCTACGTGACGGTAGGTGTCGCCTGTAATATTTGCGAGCTGCAGGGCATTGAAGGCACGATCATCCGCATGGATCCGGACGGCAGCAATAGCGAAATCTTTGCCAATGGAATCCGCAACTCGGTCGGATTGAGCTTCCATCCCAAAACCGGCGTGCTGTATTTCACTGACAACAACACAGATATGATGGGCGATGATATCCCACCAGGCGAATTTAACGCCGCCCCTACAGCCGGCCTGAACTTCGGGTTTCCTTACTACGCAGGCGGAAGCGTGCGCAGTCCAGGCTGGGCCTACAACACGCCGCCTCTGAACGTTCAATTTCCAAAAGTCGATTTTCAAGCGCACGTGGCGGCTTTGGGACTGGCTTTCTACACAGGCGACATGTTCCCAGAAGAATACCGTCACGACGCTTTTGTGGCGCAACACGGCTCATGGAACCGAAGCGTACCAATTGGATACCGTGTCGTGCGGGTCAAATTTGACGATAACGGTGAAGTGGTCGGCGATGAAGTCTTCGCAGACGGCTGGCTCCAAGGTGAGAAGGCTTGGGGTCGACCCGTCGATGTCCTGCATATGCCCGATGGCGCATTATTGGTTTCCGACGATCACCGGGGGGTACTCTACCGTATCAGCTATACCGAAGATTAG
- the rpoZ gene encoding DNA-directed RNA polymerase subunit omega, with the protein MARVTVEDCLQNLDSRYDLVLLASKRARQITMGAEPLVPEDNDKASVIALREIAAGLITNENIDTIQATETDETGESDGSEEEPAK; encoded by the coding sequence ATGGCTAGAGTCACCGTTGAAGACTGCCTCCAGAATCTGGACAGCCGCTATGATCTCGTGCTCCTAGCTAGCAAACGGGCGCGTCAGATCACTATGGGCGCGGAGCCGCTGGTGCCTGAAGATAATGACAAGGCTTCGGTCATAGCCTTGCGCGAGATCGCTGCTGGCCTGATCACTAATGAAAACATCGACACGATTCAGGCCACCGAAACCGATGAAACCGGTGAATCCGATGGATCAGAAGAGGAACCCGCCAAATAG
- a CDS encoding RidA family protein: MARHIIQTEKAPKAIGSYSQAIKIGNTVYLSGQIPLVPATMELVNGDIRLQIGQVFDNLSAVAHAAGGTLADVVKLTIYLTDLAHFPVINEAMAKYWQEPYPARAAVGVAELPKDANVEVDAIMVISN, from the coding sequence ATGGCTCGACACATCATCCAAACGGAAAAGGCGCCCAAGGCTATCGGCAGCTATTCCCAGGCAATCAAGATAGGCAATACGGTTTACCTATCGGGCCAGATCCCTCTCGTACCCGCGACGATGGAACTGGTCAACGGCGATATCCGGCTCCAGATTGGACAGGTCTTCGATAATCTAAGTGCGGTTGCGCACGCTGCCGGCGGAACGTTAGCGGACGTCGTCAAGTTAACCATCTATCTAACCGACCTAGCACATTTCCCTGTAATCAACGAAGCAATGGCGAAGTATTGGCAGGAACCCTATCCTGCCCGTGCGGCAGTGGGTGTTGCCGAACTTCCGAAGGATGCCAATGTGGAAGTGGATGCGATAATGGTCATCAGCAATTAG